The proteins below are encoded in one region of Flavobacterium nackdongense:
- a CDS encoding DUF3857 domain-containing protein, translating into MKFKLAYLVFWLSATHFYAQKSEYTTLLIPDSLKQNANAVVRLDQTDILISSQRNMNVKQKRIVTVLNEKGQGAVDAYENYDKRTTVENIQATVFDSFGNEIKKIKRKDFKDQIAVDGGTLFSDGRILYLDYTPILYPYTVVYESEVETSTTAFVPQWFPLTDYLLSVEKSVLNVTYPENLGFRKKEMNFSNFKIVKNVDTSTQLSYTATHILAQKYEDYSPNVSQIFPRVMLGLEYFNLEGVDGNAKTWKEFGKWWSEKILVGTDELPDETRSKMKALVGDEKDPIKKAKIIYKYVQQKSRYVSIQEGIGGWKPMLVKDVDRLGYGDCKALSNYTKSLLNAVDVPSFYTKLYGSRDKQNIESDFVSQQGNHIILTIPNGDNYVFLECTSQDDPFGYQANFTDDRDVLVIKPEGGEIIRTKTYENKDNAQISKGSYFLSETGNFSGKIEIVSEGSQYGQKFRLETTPPTEREKHYKDYWDNFNNLKIDKTAFLNDKEKVMFTEKVEISAEHYGTFSNNKLIFVLDAFNQTSGGVKRIRNRKTPFEISRGYYDNDEVAVTLPAGFSVEAMPAAFELNSKFGEYKTEIIKKDNSNLIYKRAILIKKGVYKNTEYDEYRLFMEQITKNDNAKVILTKNQ; encoded by the coding sequence ATGAAATTTAAGTTAGCTTACCTTGTTTTTTGGCTTTCAGCCACGCACTTTTACGCACAAAAATCCGAATACACTACTTTGTTAATTCCCGACAGCTTAAAGCAAAACGCCAATGCAGTCGTACGTTTAGACCAAACCGATATTCTTATTTCCTCTCAACGAAATATGAATGTCAAACAAAAACGAATAGTTACTGTTCTTAACGAAAAAGGACAAGGCGCGGTAGATGCCTATGAAAATTACGATAAGAGAACAACAGTTGAAAATATTCAAGCGACTGTTTTTGATAGTTTTGGAAACGAAATTAAGAAAATAAAAAGAAAAGATTTCAAAGACCAAATTGCGGTCGATGGTGGCACACTTTTTTCGGATGGTCGCATTCTTTATTTGGATTATACACCAATTCTGTATCCCTATACTGTGGTTTATGAATCGGAAGTTGAAACTTCGACGACCGCCTTTGTTCCGCAATGGTTTCCTCTAACAGATTATCTTTTAAGTGTCGAGAAAAGTGTCTTGAATGTAACTTATCCTGAAAATCTTGGTTTCAGAAAGAAGGAAATGAATTTTTCCAACTTCAAAATAGTTAAAAATGTCGATACATCCACGCAACTTTCATACACGGCTACCCATATTTTAGCGCAGAAATACGAGGATTATAGCCCAAATGTAAGTCAGATTTTTCCAAGAGTAATGTTGGGATTGGAATATTTTAATCTTGAAGGAGTGGATGGAAATGCAAAGACTTGGAAAGAATTTGGCAAATGGTGGTCGGAAAAAATCTTAGTTGGAACCGACGAATTGCCGGACGAAACTAGGTCAAAAATGAAGGCTTTGGTTGGTGATGAAAAGGATCCCATTAAGAAAGCCAAAATAATTTACAAATATGTTCAACAGAAATCGCGCTATGTCAGTATTCAAGAAGGAATTGGAGGATGGAAACCTATGCTTGTCAAAGATGTAGACCGTCTGGGATATGGCGATTGCAAAGCTTTGTCTAATTACACTAAATCACTTTTGAATGCTGTAGATGTTCCGTCTTTTTACACTAAATTATATGGTAGCAGAGACAAACAAAATATTGAATCTGATTTTGTTTCACAGCAAGGGAACCATATTATTTTGACGATTCCAAATGGGGATAATTACGTTTTTTTAGAGTGTACCAGTCAGGATGATCCTTTTGGGTATCAAGCAAACTTCACCGATGACAGAGATGTTTTAGTGATAAAACCTGAGGGAGGAGAAATCATTAGAACCAAAACATACGAAAACAAAGATAATGCTCAAATCAGCAAAGGCAGCTATTTTTTATCGGAAACGGGCAATTTTTCAGGAAAAATTGAAATAGTTTCGGAGGGTTCTCAATATGGTCAGAAATTCCGTTTGGAAACGACACCACCCACCGAAAGGGAAAAACATTATAAAGATTATTGGGATAATTTCAATAATTTGAAAATTGATAAGACTGCTTTTTTAAATGATAAAGAAAAAGTCATGTTTACAGAAAAGGTCGAAATTAGTGCGGAACATTATGGTACTTTTTCTAATAATAAACTAATTTTTGTTTTAGATGCCTTCAACCAAACTTCAGGGGGCGTCAAAAGAATTCGAAACCGAAAAACCCCGTTCGAAATATCAAGAGGTTATTATGACAATGATGAAGTTGCCGTGACCTTGCCCGCGGGATTTTCTGTTGAAGCAATGCCTGCAGCTTTTGAATTGAACAGCAAATTTGGTGAATACAAAACCGAAATCATTAAAAAAGACAACAGCAATTTGATTTACAAACGGGCTATTCTGATTAAAAAAGGAGTGTACAAAAACACCGAATACGATGAATATCGTCTATTTATGGAGCAAATTACAAAAAACGATAACGCAAAAGTCATTTTAACAAAAAACCAATAA
- the dtd gene encoding D-aminoacyl-tRNA deacylase, translating into MKTVIQRVSSASVTVDATIVAEIQKGLLVLIGIEDADNQEDIVWLCQKIANLRIFGDENEVMNLSVKDVDGGVIVVSQFTLQASTKKGNRPSYIKAAKPEIAIPLYEQFAQRIEIELGKKVQTGIFGADMKVALVNDGPVTILIDSKFRN; encoded by the coding sequence ATGAAAACCGTAATCCAAAGAGTTTCCTCCGCTTCGGTAACTGTCGATGCTACAATCGTAGCCGAAATCCAAAAAGGATTATTGGTTTTAATTGGAATTGAAGATGCCGATAATCAAGAAGATATTGTTTGGCTTTGCCAAAAAATAGCCAATCTCCGCATTTTTGGGGACGAAAATGAGGTAATGAACTTATCTGTAAAAGATGTTGATGGCGGAGTAATCGTTGTTTCGCAATTTACTCTTCAGGCATCGACCAAAAAAGGCAATCGCCCTTCTTATATTAAAGCGGCAAAACCCGAAATTGCCATTCCACTATATGAGCAATTTGCGCAACGAATTGAAATTGAATTAGGTAAGAAAGTACAGACGGGCATTTTTGGAGCCGATATGAAAGTGGCTTTGGTCAATGATGGTCCGGTGACAATTTTAATTGATTCTAAATTTAGAAATTAA
- a CDS encoding DUF3857 domain-containing protein: MKASLSLVFLLILLLPKGHAQEFKLGKVSIKELEEKTCPNDTTAPAAILFNKARTFFSYDATNGFSINTENTFRIKIYKKDGLKWANYKKEYRLGYEKLHDDRLEFKDCVTYNLENGKIVKTKLNSEGSFKTSINKYWGEIAITMPNVKVGSVIEFQYVLKSENIVEFPAFNFQQDIFVNYSEYTTQIPGFFTYKAIAKRSSELQFVSKVERGSLTFNSKVSAMSSEGVSFEQVKNTYSAYNIPALKEEPFVDNIENYRLSIHHELEKEQFYQEPVKNYSMTWDGVAKTIYEDKDFGKELKEREYISQDVANIIKDVESPGEKLDIIFKFVQNKMNWNHKNGYYTDKGVKKAYIDGTGNVAEINFILLAMLNYAGISANPVLLSTIENGIPKFPNRTIFNYVIAAAEIDGKRILLDATNKYTTRNVLPLQTLNWTGRLLRENATSEEIQLEPKSPSKKVTNIIVTLDENGKLSGKYREFRTDYEAFTFREKYAGMNQSNYLEKLENDFPGIQISDYSIENSTVVSKPTNENFNFTLDNHLESIGDKIYINPQLFLAETKNPFVQEEREFPIYFGYPTQEKFNVNIEIPKGYTVESVPKGVKLQTKENIVSFVFNAAISNNAIQIAMVKESNKQLVSSGYYADLKAFFQQMIDKQNEKIVLKKI; this comes from the coding sequence ATGAAAGCCAGTTTATCCCTTGTTTTTTTGCTTATCCTTCTTTTGCCGAAAGGCCACGCACAAGAATTCAAATTGGGAAAAGTTTCCATAAAAGAGTTGGAAGAGAAAACCTGTCCAAATGATACAACAGCGCCAGCCGCAATTTTATTTAATAAGGCCAGAACTTTTTTTAGCTATGATGCCACTAACGGCTTTAGTATTAATACTGAAAATACATTTAGAATAAAAATTTATAAAAAAGACGGATTAAAATGGGCGAATTATAAAAAGGAATATCGCCTAGGTTATGAGAAACTCCACGATGATAGATTGGAATTTAAGGATTGTGTAACCTATAATCTTGAAAACGGCAAGATTGTTAAAACTAAATTAAATAGTGAAGGTAGTTTTAAAACCTCAATCAATAAGTACTGGGGAGAGATCGCCATTACAATGCCAAATGTAAAAGTAGGTTCTGTTATAGAGTTTCAATATGTTTTAAAGTCAGAAAACATTGTAGAATTTCCAGCATTTAATTTCCAACAAGACATCTTCGTCAATTATTCTGAATATACGACTCAAATCCCTGGCTTTTTTACTTATAAAGCCATCGCAAAAAGATCTTCTGAACTACAATTTGTGTCGAAAGTTGAGCGAGGTTCTCTCACATTTAACTCTAAAGTCAGTGCAATGAGTTCAGAAGGGGTTAGTTTTGAACAAGTCAAAAATACCTATAGTGCTTATAATATTCCTGCTCTTAAAGAGGAACCATTTGTAGACAATATTGAAAATTATCGTTTGTCTATTCATCACGAGTTGGAAAAAGAACAATTTTATCAAGAGCCTGTGAAAAATTATTCTATGACTTGGGATGGAGTTGCCAAAACAATTTATGAAGACAAAGATTTTGGTAAAGAACTCAAAGAAAGGGAATATATCAGCCAAGATGTTGCCAATATTATCAAGGATGTAGAATCCCCAGGCGAGAAGTTGGATATCATTTTTAAATTTGTGCAGAACAAAATGAATTGGAACCATAAAAATGGATATTACACCGACAAAGGAGTCAAGAAAGCCTATATCGATGGTACAGGGAATGTGGCCGAAATCAATTTTATTCTTTTGGCAATGCTCAATTATGCTGGAATTTCTGCAAACCCAGTCCTATTAAGTACAATAGAGAACGGCATACCTAAATTTCCTAACAGAACTATCTTTAATTATGTAATTGCAGCTGCTGAAATTGATGGAAAACGAATTCTATTAGATGCAACTAATAAATATACCACCCGTAATGTTTTGCCTCTCCAAACCTTGAACTGGACAGGTAGATTGCTTCGTGAGAATGCTACTTCTGAAGAAATCCAATTGGAACCAAAATCTCCATCTAAGAAAGTAACAAATATAATAGTAACACTGGATGAAAACGGAAAATTATCTGGAAAATACAGAGAGTTTAGAACGGATTACGAAGCCTTTACATTTAGAGAAAAATATGCAGGAATGAATCAGTCAAATTACCTCGAAAAATTAGAAAACGATTTTCCGGGCATTCAAATTAGCGATTATTCAATAGAAAATAGTACTGTAGTTTCTAAACCTACCAATGAGAATTTTAATTTCACTTTAGACAATCACTTGGAAAGTATTGGAGATAAAATATACATCAATCCACAACTTTTTTTGGCAGAAACCAAAAACCCATTTGTTCAGGAGGAAAGAGAATTTCCTATTTATTTTGGCTATCCTACTCAGGAAAAATTCAATGTAAATATCGAAATCCCTAAAGGTTATACTGTGGAATCAGTTCCAAAAGGAGTCAAATTACAAACCAAAGAAAATATTGTTTCTTTTGTCTTCAATGCGGCCATTTCAAATAATGCAATTCAAATAGCAATGGTAAAAGAAAGTAATAAGCAGCTAGTATCTTCTGGGTATTATGCCGATCTAAAAGCCTTTTTTCAGCAAATGATCGACAAACAAAACGAGAAAATAGTTTTAAAGAAAATATGA
- a CDS encoding bifunctional 3-deoxy-7-phosphoheptulonate synthase/chorismate mutase type II has translation MENKKEMRNWLNEFNLTHPFVIAGPCSAETEEQVLKIAHALKDSDVSVFRAGIWKPRTRPGGFEGVGEIGLKWLKKAKAETGMLMGTEVATAAHCKLALENDIDVLWVGARTTANPFAVQEIADTLAGTNKIVLIKNPVNPDMALWLGGVERLYAAGIKNLGVIHRGFSTYEKTKYRNIPEWQIAIELQNKFPDLPLIIDPSHITGNRDMILEVTQEALDLNYDGMIIETHNDPENAWSDAAQQVTPDALKQIFKDLKIRKLSGDSDFENKMTKLRANIDVLDANLLELLGKRMKVADEIGQAKKENNVAVLQNNRWNEIQAKMVAEGAKKGLTEEFIIKLFRGIHQESIEHQEKILNS, from the coding sequence ATGGAAAACAAGAAAGAAATGAGAAATTGGTTGAACGAATTCAATTTGACTCATCCATTTGTAATTGCAGGACCTTGTAGTGCTGAAACAGAAGAACAAGTTTTGAAAATTGCTCACGCTCTGAAAGATTCAGATGTAAGTGTTTTTAGAGCAGGAATTTGGAAACCAAGAACGCGTCCGGGAGGATTTGAAGGTGTGGGCGAAATTGGATTGAAATGGTTGAAAAAAGCAAAAGCCGAAACTGGAATGCTAATGGGAACCGAGGTTGCCACAGCGGCACATTGTAAATTAGCTTTAGAAAATGATATCGATGTTTTATGGGTTGGTGCTCGTACCACTGCAAATCCGTTTGCGGTTCAAGAAATTGCCGACACATTGGCTGGAACGAATAAAATCGTTTTGATTAAAAACCCAGTAAATCCAGATATGGCTTTGTGGTTGGGTGGTGTAGAACGTTTGTATGCTGCTGGAATCAAAAATTTGGGAGTTATTCACAGAGGTTTTTCTACTTACGAAAAAACAAAATACAGAAACATTCCTGAATGGCAAATTGCTATCGAATTGCAAAACAAATTTCCTGATTTACCATTAATTATCGATCCATCTCACATCACAGGAAACCGCGATATGATTCTTGAAGTGACCCAAGAAGCTTTGGATTTGAATTACGACGGTATGATTATCGAAACGCACAATGATCCTGAAAATGCTTGGTCTGATGCTGCTCAACAAGTGACTCCAGATGCTTTGAAACAAATTTTCAAAGATTTAAAAATCAGAAAATTAAGTGGTGATAGTGATTTCGAAAATAAAATGACAAAATTAAGAGCCAATATCGATGTGTTGGACGCCAATTTATTGGAACTTTTAGGAAAACGTATGAAAGTAGCGGACGAGATTGGTCAAGCCAAAAAAGAGAACAATGTAGCGGTTTTGCAAAACAATCGTTGGAATGAAATTCAAGCCAAAATGGTTGCCGAAGGCGCTAAAAAGGGATTGACGGAAGAGTTTATTATAAAATTATTCAGAGGAATTCACCAAGAAAGTATTGAACACCAAGAGAAAATATTGAATTCTTGA
- a CDS encoding pyridoxal phosphate-dependent aminotransferase, which translates to MGLAKRLDIVEEYYFSSKLREVRQLASEGKPIINMGIGSPDLRPSQAVIDAVTLAMQEENAHQYQSYQGLPELRTGMADFYQNNYGVALNSNTEILPLMGSKEGIMHISLAFLNEGDQVLIPNPGYPTYSSVTNLVGAVPVYYDLTEANNWEPDFDALEKLDLSKVKIMWLGYPHMPTGARGSLELFEKLVAFAKKHNLLLINDNPYSFVLNDKPMSLLQVKGAKEVALELNSLSKTFNMAGWRVGMVLGNAACIDAVLKVKSNMDSGMFFGIQKGAIEALKSDPSWFDSMNAVYKKRRLLTEQLAEKLGCEVYKEGVGLFVWAKLPAGISSSEDFIDKILYEKSIFITPGTIFGSNGEGYIRFALCVKEEKIQEAIDRF; encoded by the coding sequence GTGGGGCTCGCAAAACGTTTAGATATAGTTGAAGAATACTATTTCTCATCAAAATTGAGAGAAGTGAGACAATTGGCTTCCGAAGGGAAACCCATTATCAATATGGGAATTGGTAGCCCAGATTTGAGACCGTCACAAGCGGTTATTGATGCCGTAACATTGGCAATGCAAGAAGAAAATGCGCATCAATATCAAAGTTACCAAGGATTGCCGGAATTGAGAACTGGAATGGCTGATTTTTATCAGAACAATTATGGAGTTGCCTTAAATTCTAATACGGAAATTTTGCCTTTGATGGGTTCCAAAGAAGGAATTATGCACATTTCATTGGCATTTTTGAACGAAGGAGATCAGGTTTTAATTCCAAATCCAGGATATCCGACTTATTCTTCGGTGACTAATTTGGTTGGTGCAGTTCCAGTTTATTATGATTTAACAGAAGCAAACAATTGGGAACCTGATTTCGATGCTTTAGAAAAGTTAGATTTATCGAAAGTGAAAATAATGTGGTTGGGTTATCCGCATATGCCAACAGGAGCAAGAGGAAGTCTAGAATTGTTCGAAAAATTAGTGGCTTTCGCCAAAAAGCACAACCTATTATTGATTAACGACAATCCGTATAGCTTTGTTTTGAATGACAAACCGATGAGTTTGTTACAAGTCAAAGGTGCAAAAGAAGTTGCTTTGGAATTAAATTCCTTGTCAAAAACCTTCAATATGGCAGGTTGGCGCGTGGGAATGGTTTTAGGAAATGCTGCTTGTATTGATGCGGTTTTGAAAGTAAAAAGCAATATGGACAGCGGAATGTTCTTCGGAATTCAAAAAGGAGCGATTGAAGCTTTGAAAAGTGATCCATCTTGGTTCGATTCGATGAATGCCGTTTATAAAAAAAGGAGACTTTTAACAGAGCAATTGGCCGAGAAGCTAGGTTGTGAAGTGTATAAGGAAGGTGTTGGATTGTTTGTTTGGGCAAAATTGCCAGCAGGAATCTCATCATCAGAAGATTTTATTGATAAAATATTATACGAAAAATCAATTTTCATTACGCCGGGAACCATTTTTGGGTCAAATGGTGAAGGGTATATCCGATTTGCACTTTGTGTAAAAGAGGAAAAAATACAAGAAGCAATAGATAGATTTTAA
- a CDS encoding prephenate dehydrogenase gives MKVHVIGIGLIGGSMVLDIKSLHPDATIYGIDTNESHLAEAITLGVIDKVGTFDDLAEADFVIVSVPVDVALTLMPKVLDAIGDNTIVFEVGSTKIPICEAVANHQRRRNFIATHPIAGTEFSGPSAAIKNLFQGKTNIICEVEKTTFKLQEKALDLFRSLGMRIRYMDPKSHDKHIAYVSHLSHISSFMLGKTVINKEKDEQDIFDMAGSGFESTVRLAKSSPAMWTPIFKQNKKQVVKSLEEYISNLTLFKELLANDDFDAIFNEMQSVNKIKEILNGMKK, from the coding sequence ATGAAAGTACACGTAATAGGAATAGGATTAATTGGCGGTTCGATGGTTTTGGACATCAAATCACTACATCCGGATGCGACTATTTATGGAATTGACACTAACGAAAGTCATTTGGCAGAAGCCATTACTCTTGGAGTGATTGATAAAGTAGGAACATTTGATGATTTGGCGGAAGCCGATTTTGTAATTGTTTCAGTTCCTGTGGATGTTGCCTTGACTCTTATGCCAAAAGTCTTGGATGCTATTGGTGACAATACGATAGTTTTTGAAGTGGGTTCTACCAAAATACCAATATGTGAAGCGGTGGCAAATCATCAGAGGAGAAGAAATTTTATTGCCACGCATCCCATTGCGGGAACGGAATTTTCGGGACCTTCGGCGGCTATAAAAAACTTGTTTCAAGGGAAAACCAACATCATTTGTGAAGTCGAGAAAACGACATTCAAATTACAGGAAAAAGCCTTGGATTTGTTCCGAAGTTTGGGAATGAGAATTCGCTATATGGATCCAAAATCGCACGACAAGCACATTGCTTATGTATCGCATTTGTCGCACATTAGTTCGTTTATGCTAGGAAAAACGGTAATTAATAAGGAGAAAGACGAACAAGATATTTTTGATATGGCGGGTTCTGGTTTTGAAAGTACAGTGCGTTTGGCCAAAAGTTCACCAGCGATGTGGACGCCGATTTTCAAGCAAAACAAAAAGCAAGTGGTAAAATCATTGGAAGAATACATTTCCAATTTAACACTTTTCAAAGAATTATTGGCGAATGACGATTTCGATGCCATTTTCAATGAAATGCAAAGTGTGAATAAAATCAAAGAGATATTAAACGGAATGAAAAAGTAG
- a CDS encoding DUF3857 domain-containing protein: protein MNPLKTNLLAIILFFTFFYSISNAQEFKLGKVSIAELQEKEHPKDPSAAAAILFKKGNVSFIYDQNEGFLMVTDVKTRIKIYKKEGYEWANQEVSYYIESGAYEKVSFSDVATYNLVEGKIEKTKMKSDGEFVEKINKYWSRKKIAMPNVKEGSVIEFSYSLRSPRYGSFRDWYFQTSIPVNYCEYHTYVPEYFTYNSNHKGFLAPKISVEKRSNSVILNNRERTGGGYTPVTSSTWQDKIDFSETHTTYVSENLPAIKDEAFVNNIDNYTSSISHELSMTKFPNSIAKTYSTDWESVVKTIYNYDDFGPELNKTGYFEDDITKILTGLTTQPEKIEAIFNYVKTNVKWNNFKGYSCNDGVKTAYKSKTGNTGEINLMLTAMLRFAGLNANPVLISTRDNGITFFPSRMAFNAVIAAVETPEGMILLDATEKYAVPNVLPLRDLNWFGRLIRKDGTSTEVDLMPKILSKEAINMSIVLKSDGSATGKIRKLLSDHEALGFRKENLSATNDAYLEKLERENGDIEISDYTRESELELSKPIVETYYYKDTKDIEIINDKIYFSPMLFLTAKENPFKQEVREYPVDFGYPSQGKYNILIDLPEGYVVESMPAPMNIATGEDIGGFKFMISNTDSKIQLAITSTINSAIVPADFYPVLKAYFQQMIDKENEKIILKKI, encoded by the coding sequence ATGAATCCCTTGAAAACCAACCTACTGGCAATTATTTTGTTTTTTACCTTTTTTTATTCAATTAGTAATGCCCAAGAATTCAAACTCGGCAAAGTTTCAATCGCAGAACTTCAAGAAAAAGAGCATCCCAAAGACCCGTCGGCTGCAGCAGCCATTTTATTCAAGAAAGGAAACGTAAGTTTTATATACGATCAAAACGAAGGTTTTTTGATGGTTACCGATGTCAAAACTAGAATTAAGATTTACAAAAAAGAAGGCTACGAATGGGCCAATCAGGAGGTAAGTTACTATATTGAATCTGGAGCATATGAAAAAGTTAGTTTTTCGGATGTAGCAACCTACAATTTGGTAGAGGGCAAAATTGAGAAAACAAAAATGAAAAGTGATGGAGAATTTGTAGAAAAAATTAACAAATATTGGAGTCGAAAAAAAATTGCGATGCCTAATGTAAAAGAAGGTTCCGTAATCGAGTTTAGTTATTCCCTGCGCTCGCCGCGCTACGGTTCCTTCAGGGACTGGTATTTTCAAACTAGTATTCCTGTTAACTATTGCGAGTATCATACTTATGTTCCAGAATACTTTACTTACAATTCCAATCACAAAGGGTTTTTAGCTCCAAAAATATCAGTCGAAAAAAGATCAAATTCAGTTATATTGAACAATAGAGAAAGGACAGGTGGAGGCTATACCCCTGTTACAAGCTCCACTTGGCAAGACAAAATAGATTTTAGTGAAACGCATACGACCTATGTGTCAGAAAATTTGCCCGCTATAAAAGACGAAGCTTTCGTGAATAATATTGATAATTATACCTCAAGTATTTCTCATGAATTATCGATGACTAAATTTCCGAATTCAATAGCCAAAACCTATTCAACTGACTGGGAATCGGTCGTAAAGACCATTTATAATTATGATGATTTTGGTCCCGAGTTGAATAAAACCGGCTATTTTGAAGATGACATTACAAAAATATTGACAGGTTTGACCACCCAGCCCGAAAAAATCGAAGCAATATTTAATTATGTTAAAACGAATGTAAAATGGAACAATTTCAAAGGTTACTCTTGCAATGATGGAGTGAAAACAGCGTACAAAAGTAAGACAGGAAACACGGGCGAAATCAATTTGATGCTCACAGCAATGTTGCGTTTTGCAGGCCTAAATGCCAATCCAGTTTTAATTAGTACTCGCGACAACGGCATAACTTTTTTTCCAAGTAGAATGGCTTTTAATGCTGTAATTGCAGCAGTCGAAACCCCAGAAGGGATGATTTTGTTAGATGCAACGGAAAAATATGCTGTTCCCAATGTACTTCCGCTTCGTGATTTAAACTGGTTTGGCCGATTGATTCGAAAAGACGGAACATCGACCGAGGTGGATTTGATGCCAAAAATACTTTCTAAAGAAGCAATTAATATGAGTATTGTTCTGAAAAGTGATGGCTCGGCGACTGGCAAAATAAGAAAATTGCTTTCTGATCACGAAGCCTTAGGGTTTCGAAAAGAAAATCTTTCTGCGACCAATGATGCTTACTTAGAGAAGTTAGAACGCGAAAATGGCGATATCGAAATATCAGATTACACCCGAGAAAGTGAATTGGAATTGTCAAAACCTATCGTTGAAACCTACTATTATAAAGACACAAAAGACATCGAAATCATCAATGATAAAATTTATTTTTCGCCGATGCTTTTCTTGACAGCAAAAGAAAACCCATTCAAACAAGAAGTAAGAGAATATCCCGTTGATTTTGGATATCCAAGTCAAGGCAAATATAATATTTTGATCGACTTGCCCGAAGGATATGTTGTAGAATCAATGCCGGCACCAATGAATATTGCTACGGGTGAGGATATCGGTGGGTTTAAATTTATGATTTCCAATACCGATTCAAAAATTCAGTTAGCCATAACATCGACGATAAATTCAGCTATTGTACCCGCCGATTTTTATCCTGTTTTGAAAGCGTATTTTCAGCAAATGATCGACAAAGAAAATGAGAAGATAATTTTAAAGAAAATATAA
- the rsgA gene encoding ribosome small subunit-dependent GTPase A translates to MTGTVYKSTGSWYTVKSDQGDFIECRMKGKFRIKGIKSTNPIAVGDIVDYELEETSDAVTGTIHKIHDRKNYIVRKSVNLSHQMHIIASNIDRVFLLVTINNPPTTFNFIDRFLVTAEAYGIETILVFNKIDTFDEATLDEQLYMQHVYQEIGYQCLRVSATENKGVEELKQLMIGKVTMFSGHSGVGKSTLVNALEPTLNLKTKTISEASKQGQHTTTFAEMYDLSFGARIIDTPGIKGFGIVDMEKEEISGYFPEFFKLKDQCKFNNCLHKEEPHCAIKKALEKDEIAWSRYNSYLKILEGDDENYRTDSFDEDRKASDETRK, encoded by the coding sequence ATGACAGGAACCGTTTATAAATCTACAGGAAGTTGGTACACCGTAAAATCCGATCAAGGCGATTTTATCGAATGTCGTATGAAAGGGAAATTCCGCATCAAAGGCATCAAAAGCACCAACCCCATTGCAGTGGGCGATATCGTAGATTATGAACTCGAAGAAACTTCGGATGCTGTTACGGGAACTATTCACAAAATTCACGACAGAAAGAATTATATCGTTCGAAAGTCGGTAAATCTTTCGCATCAAATGCACATTATTGCGTCGAATATTGACCGTGTTTTTCTTTTGGTCACTATCAATAATCCACCAACAACCTTCAATTTCATCGACCGATTCTTAGTTACCGCTGAAGCATATGGAATTGAAACCATATTGGTTTTCAATAAAATTGACACTTTCGACGAGGCGACTTTGGATGAACAATTGTATATGCAACATGTTTATCAAGAAATTGGATACCAATGTTTGCGAGTTTCTGCTACTGAAAATAAAGGAGTCGAGGAATTAAAACAATTGATGATTGGCAAAGTGACGATGTTTTCGGGGCATTCAGGAGTTGGAAAATCGACTTTGGTCAATGCTTTGGAACCGACTTTAAATCTAAAAACTAAAACCATATCCGAAGCTAGCAAGCAAGGACAGCACACGACGACTTTTGCCGAAATGTATGATTTGTCTTTTGGTGCTCGAATAATTGACACACCAGGAATCAAGGGATTTGGGATTGTCGATATGGAAAAGGAAGAAATAAGCGGCTATTTTCCAGAGTTTTTCAAGTTGAAAGACCAATGCAAATTCAATAATTGTTTGCACAAAGAAGAACCGCATTGTGCCATAAAGAAAGCTTTGGAAAAAGACGAAATAGCTTGGTCACGCTACAATAGTTACCTGAAAATCCTCGAAGGCGATGACGAAAATTACCGAACCGATTCCTTCGATGAAGATCGAAAAGCAAGCGATGAAACCAGGAAATAA